The DNA sequence AATGTAATTTTCTGTATTTTATATATTTTTATGTAAAATCGTTTGTGCAATTTGCTTGTTCATTGTGGAAATTGCATAATGGCTAGGCTTTATAGCCAATTAAACGTTCTTATAGAACACTTGAAATTATTTCTACATTAAATAGAAGAAAAACAGAGAGACTGCCAACCAAGATTATCTAAAATTTGGAGAGGAAAGGGTTTACTTTTCTAAGTGGCAAATTTATAATTGACGAGAAGAGTTGCCCTTGGCAAACTTATTATTGCATACGCAAATAAAATAGCTTAGTCATTATATTTTGGGAGGGGAAAATATGAAAGACGGTATAAGTGTTTCAGACTTGACCGTTTCCTACTATGGCAAAACGGTCATAAGCGGGATGGATTTTAAATTTGGAACAGGAAAGCTCATCGGTATTCTCGGACCGAACGGAGCCGGCAAATCAACTATGCTTAAAGCAATGCTCGGTTTGATTCCTAAGGACAAAGGAACGATAGAAATTGAAGGAAAGCCTCTGCATCAGATACGTAAGCAAATTGCCTATGTTCCTCAGCGTTCTAATATTGACTGGGATTTTCCCATAATCGTGAAAGATACAGTGCTTCTCGGGACATTTCCGAACCTAGGTTTACTGAGACGCCCCGGCAAAGCTGAGAAAGCGTTCGCAATGCAATGTCTTGAGAAAGTCGGCATGCAGGAATATGCGAAGAACCAAATTGGAGAACTATCTGGTGGCCAGCAGCAGCGTGTTTTTCTCGCTCGGGCACTGGCACAGCGTGCAGAGTATTTCTTCCTTGATGAACCATTTGTCGGCATTGATGTGACAAGTGAGAAAATCATCATTGATATTTTGAAAGCGCTTCGTGATGAAGGTAAAACGATTTTCGTTGTCCATCACGACTTGTCAAAAGTACAAACTTACTTTGACAGCCTTCTGCTCATGAACAAGCAGCTGATCGGAGCGGGAAATGTGGAGGAAATCTTCCAGCCTACGTATATGGAAAAAGCATATAATATGCCATTTGGCGGTCATATGCTGGGGGTGGAAAGCTGATGGAATTTCTTTACGATCTTACCCATTATGAGTTTTTGCAGAAAGCTTTTGCGACCTCTGTAATGGTTGGCATCATTTCAGGTGTCATCGGCTGCTTCATCGTCCTGCGCGGCCTTGCCCTAATGGGAGATGCGATTTCACATGCTGTTCTGCCTGGTGTTGCAATCTCCTACATGCTGAGCATCAATTTCTTCTATGGTGCCGTCGCAACCGGACTTCTCACCGCTTTCGGCATCGGTCTGATTAGCCAGAACAGCCGGATTAAAAGTGATTCTTCAATCGGAATCGTTTTCTCCGCATTTCTCGCAGCAGGTATCATTCTGATCACACTGGCACATAGCACAACCAATCTGATGGTCATTCTTTTCGGAAATGTGCTCGCTGTAAGAACGAGCGACATGTGGATTACTCTCATCATTGGTACCATCGTATTGCTCGCCGTCATCCTGTTTTATAAAGAACTGCTCATATCCAGCTTTGACCCGACGATGGCAGCTGCCTATGGATTAAAAACAAAATTGATTCACTATGCATTGATGTTCCTACTGACACTAGTTACAGTCGCTTCGATGCAGACTGTAGGAGTCATTCTCGTTGTATCTATGCTGATTACACCGGCTTCAACTGCATATTTGCTGACAAACAGGCTATCCATCATGATTGCACTTGCAGCAATGTTCGGCGCATTGTCGGCTGTAATTGGTCTGTACTTCAGTTTTAAATTCGACCTGCCTTCTGGTCCGGTCATAGCACTTGCAACAACTTCATTCTTCGCGCTTGCTTTCC is a window from the Aciduricibacillus chroicocephali genome containing:
- a CDS encoding metal ABC transporter ATP-binding protein, giving the protein MKDGISVSDLTVSYYGKTVISGMDFKFGTGKLIGILGPNGAGKSTMLKAMLGLIPKDKGTIEIEGKPLHQIRKQIAYVPQRSNIDWDFPIIVKDTVLLGTFPNLGLLRRPGKAEKAFAMQCLEKVGMQEYAKNQIGELSGGQQQRVFLARALAQRAEYFFLDEPFVGIDVTSEKIIIDILKALRDEGKTIFVVHHDLSKVQTYFDSLLLMNKQLIGAGNVEEIFQPTYMEKAYNMPFGGHMLGVES
- a CDS encoding metal ABC transporter permease, which encodes MEFLYDLTHYEFLQKAFATSVMVGIISGVIGCFIVLRGLALMGDAISHAVLPGVAISYMLSINFFYGAVATGLLTAFGIGLISQNSRIKSDSSIGIVFSAFLAAGIILITLAHSTTNLMVILFGNVLAVRTSDMWITLIIGTIVLLAVILFYKELLISSFDPTMAAAYGLKTKLIHYALMFLLTLVTVASMQTVGVILVVSMLITPASTAYLLTNRLSIMIALAAMFGALSAVIGLYFSFKFDLPSGPVIALATTSFFALAFLFSPKQGIVFRKLRSRKSAAA